One window of Gammaproteobacteria bacterium genomic DNA carries:
- a CDS encoding CbtB-domain containing protein, producing the protein MNVSDIAISTKPLSPRYVSSAIALVLGLTILFGVGFAQGNNDSIHNAAHDTRHTMAFPCH; encoded by the coding sequence ATGAATGTTTCCGACATTGCTATTTCAACAAAACCCTTGTCACCCCGATACGTATCTAGCGCCATCGCTCTGGTTTTGGGGTTGACGATATTGTTTGGTGTCGGATTCGCCCAAGGTAATAATGACTCCATTCATAACGCCGCCCATGACACCCGCCATACTATGGCGTTTCCGTGCCACTAA
- a CDS encoding PAS domain S-box protein — MDEVVKNRLLEKSGDNLPGDAIDSKFHSYSLYPEFHQEGLIFLQRGTIQGIDPTVTQILGHTPESITNQPIAELVRPAERKHLEQALIDGAELQLEMRHKNNRYLPLRISVKPVSDAAYSFDCVIRCSPPTTPYKVPQTAVDYAANPSTTWNDYFQLSNSLCFTINHSGFFTELNPAWQSIFGFDADELTSKPLLDFIHPEDKENFQSEIDYLLHHNLTTTPIFTRFLTRSGSYRWLQWNITGFPQSKLLCGVANDITVVKQTELSLQHNRLQLEQRLDQHLKELSVMTQRYNILSENVADSIFIHDDTGHIIDCNQHTLSSLGYSHEELRNLTIFDIDPDIERDNVVSHLFSNASNSETLFAARHQRKDGSFAEVEIKRNAYIQEGKKYFVVVCRDISDRKQNELALRESEARFRLLADQAPAMIWMTDRKFNAIWFNKRWLEYTGRGLEKLAGGGWLESIHLEDKDSAERYFNWAYEHQQRFDREVRLLNADGNYGWIAVTGIPRCDESGRFLGYIVYNWDISDRKRAQRALMESENRFRTLSTHAPVGIFQTDTTGACTFVNEKWEQLTGLHRQDALGLGWTKALHPNDRERVFAKWERFLELGGEFSLEYRFLHKNDHVVWVHGRAIPIIDNTKNMVGILGTISDITESQTAQAQILAAKEEAEFANHAKSHFLARMSHELRTPLNAILGFGQLLQINTDNFTEDQKEGVQHIMEGGQHLLHLINDVLDITTVDAGEMKLAIKPVNIRNTLDSCLLILKPLAEKHRVTLAPLGSDCDCHVYADQQRLKQVFINLISNAIKYNREGGTVSIQCLASPMSSTTTSTTTPSQITPPPAIRISVQDTGIGIKMADQEKIFEPFQRITLSVEHIDGTGIGLNITKKMVELMQGSIGCDSEYQKGSTFWCELPAASIGAKATFSENELALNILCIEDNPANSRLMQEIFAQTTACHLVCAETAEKGIEIAQLQQPDIILMDIDLPGMAGVEAAEILRNFSNTKHIPIVGVSGFLEQCLEEQQLTRFDAYLTKPINVDELLQTIKSLVR, encoded by the coding sequence ATGGATGAGGTAGTAAAGAATCGACTCCTTGAAAAATCGGGTGATAATCTACCCGGTGACGCCATTGACTCCAAATTCCATTCCTATAGTCTTTATCCTGAATTTCATCAAGAAGGATTGATCTTTTTACAAAGGGGTACCATCCAGGGAATCGACCCGACCGTTACCCAAATTCTAGGCCACACGCCCGAATCCATTACTAATCAACCCATCGCTGAATTAGTAAGACCCGCCGAACGGAAGCATCTCGAACAAGCTCTGATAGATGGCGCGGAACTCCAATTGGAAATGCGCCACAAGAACAATCGTTACCTACCCTTAAGAATTTCCGTTAAACCGGTAAGTGATGCCGCGTACTCCTTTGATTGCGTTATTCGATGTTCTCCACCAACAACCCCGTATAAAGTCCCCCAGACCGCAGTGGATTACGCGGCAAACCCAAGCACAACTTGGAACGACTATTTTCAACTATCGAACAGTTTGTGTTTTACAATTAATCATTCCGGTTTTTTTACGGAACTGAACCCGGCCTGGCAAAGCATTTTTGGTTTCGATGCTGATGAACTCACTTCAAAACCATTGCTGGATTTTATCCACCCGGAAGACAAAGAAAACTTCCAAAGTGAAATAGATTACCTTTTACATCACAACCTTACCACAACTCCGATTTTCACTCGTTTTCTTACCCGTTCGGGCTCCTACCGCTGGTTACAATGGAACATTACAGGGTTTCCCCAATCGAAGCTTTTGTGCGGCGTTGCCAACGACATTACCGTTGTAAAACAAACTGAGCTCTCGCTACAGCATAATCGTTTACAACTGGAACAACGCTTGGACCAACACCTCAAAGAACTTTCCGTGATGACTCAACGCTACAACATACTCAGTGAAAACGTTGCGGATTCCATTTTTATTCACGATGATACGGGTCACATTATAGATTGTAACCAACACACACTGAGCAGTCTGGGTTACAGCCACGAGGAATTGAGGAATCTCACCATCTTTGATATTGATCCGGATATTGAACGGGACAACGTCGTCTCCCATCTTTTCTCCAATGCATCGAATAGCGAAACACTGTTTGCAGCGAGGCATCAACGCAAAGACGGCTCCTTTGCCGAGGTGGAAATCAAGCGCAACGCCTATATACAGGAAGGAAAGAAATATTTTGTGGTGGTATGTCGCGATATCTCTGATCGTAAACAAAATGAACTGGCGCTAAGAGAAAGTGAAGCCCGATTTCGGCTCTTAGCAGACCAGGCACCCGCCATGATTTGGATGACAGACCGAAAATTCAACGCAATTTGGTTTAATAAACGTTGGCTGGAATACACCGGCCGTGGGCTGGAAAAACTAGCCGGCGGCGGTTGGCTGGAGAGCATACATTTAGAAGACAAGGACAGCGCCGAGCGGTATTTTAACTGGGCTTATGAGCACCAACAACGATTTGACCGGGAAGTTCGCCTGCTCAATGCCGATGGTAACTATGGCTGGATAGCGGTGACCGGCATTCCCCGCTGCGATGAAAGCGGCCGTTTTCTTGGGTATATTGTTTACAACTGGGATATCAGTGATAGAAAACGCGCTCAACGCGCTTTGATGGAAAGCGAGAATCGATTTAGAACCCTGTCTACCCATGCGCCCGTGGGAATTTTCCAAACCGACACCACCGGTGCCTGTACATTTGTTAATGAAAAATGGGAACAATTAACCGGCCTGCATCGGCAGGATGCACTGGGACTTGGCTGGACTAAGGCATTGCACCCCAATGACCGGGAGCGAGTCTTTGCCAAATGGGAACGGTTTCTCGAGCTTGGCGGTGAGTTTTCTCTGGAATATCGCTTTCTCCACAAAAATGACCATGTGGTCTGGGTACACGGTCGAGCCATCCCCATTATTGACAATACTAAAAATATGGTTGGAATCTTAGGGACCATTTCCGACATAACAGAATCGCAAACGGCACAAGCACAGATTCTGGCTGCCAAGGAAGAAGCGGAATTTGCCAATCATGCCAAATCCCATTTTCTTGCGCGAATGAGCCACGAGCTTCGCACACCATTAAATGCCATTCTCGGTTTTGGTCAGTTGTTGCAAATCAATACCGACAACTTTACAGAGGATCAAAAAGAAGGCGTTCAACACATTATGGAAGGTGGCCAACACTTGTTACATCTGATCAATGATGTACTGGACATTACCACGGTCGATGCAGGTGAAATGAAACTCGCCATTAAGCCCGTCAACATCAGAAACACGCTGGACAGCTGTTTGTTGATCTTGAAACCTTTAGCGGAAAAACACCGTGTTACCTTAGCGCCCCTGGGTTCAGACTGTGACTGTCATGTATACGCCGATCAACAGCGCTTGAAACAAGTATTTATCAATCTCATTTCCAATGCCATTAAATACAACCGCGAAGGCGGTACGGTATCCATCCAGTGCTTGGCATCACCTATGTCTTCCACAACGACATCCACAACGACTCCATCCCAGATTACCCCGCCGCCCGCTATTCGAATCTCGGTACAGGATACCGGCATTGGTATAAAAATGGCTGATCAAGAAAAAATATTTGAACCGTTCCAACGCATTACCCTGTCCGTAGAACATATCGACGGAACCGGGATCGGGTTGAACATCACAAAAAAAATGGTGGAACTCATGCAAGGCTCCATCGGCTGTGACAGCGAATATCAAAAGGGCAGCACATTCTGGTGCGAACTGCCTGCCGCCTCGATCGGTGCCAAGGCAACTTTTTCAGAAAACGAGTTGGCGCTGAATATATTATGTATTGAAGACAACCCTGCCAATAGCCGTCTGATGCAGGAAATCTTTGCCCAGACCACCGCCTGTCATTTGGTCTGCGCAGAGACCGCAGAAAAAGGCATCGAAATTGCCCAATTGCAGCAGCCCGATATCATATTAATGGATATCGATCTACCGGGTATGGCAGGAGTAGAGGCCGCAGAAATTCTGCGTAACTTTTCCAATACCAAACATATACCCATCGTCGGCGTAAGTGGTTTTCTGGAGCAATGCCTGGAAGAACAGCAATTGACGCGGTTTGACGCCTATTTAACCAAGCCTATCAATGTGGATGAATTGCTGCAAACTATTAAAAGTTTGGTTCGTTGA
- a CDS encoding phospholipase A, whose amino-acid sequence MIRTILILILLFGSTVAASGNHYSESTDSATSLEHIRNVCGVELSRCELSVYRGDELETRLNSEKQTVVLLPGSKVDYFVPYKQNYIALGARNDNSTIDRDGKIQVSMKHTLYDDGQAKKLFKEKFYMGYSFKTVWRVWEPSSPFEDHNFDLELFYCSDDANCDSLNQQLAGFQHRYYVGLEHESNGRDGTDSRSWNRGYFRWLTWQGRHAYSAKLWYVGQHGKNNEDIEDYLGYSQLQYDYRGDHIISAMANVGPRGNVLLDWAKKSGKTATLHYYAQLFGGYGESLLYYNEKRYAFRIGIRLYQ is encoded by the coding sequence ATGATTAGAACAATTCTTATTCTGATTCTACTGTTCGGTTCCACAGTAGCCGCAAGCGGTAATCATTACTCTGAGTCGACGGACTCAGCGACTTCATTGGAGCACATTAGGAATGTCTGCGGTGTCGAGCTGAGTCGTTGCGAATTGAGTGTCTATCGCGGCGATGAACTTGAAACCAGGCTCAACTCGGAAAAACAAACTGTTGTTTTACTGCCGGGTTCAAAGGTGGATTATTTCGTACCCTATAAGCAAAATTATATTGCTCTCGGAGCGAGAAACGATAACAGCACTATAGATCGTGACGGCAAAATCCAGGTCAGTATGAAACACACTTTATATGACGATGGACAAGCTAAAAAGCTGTTTAAAGAAAAATTTTACATGGGGTACAGTTTTAAAACAGTGTGGCGGGTTTGGGAGCCATCTTCTCCTTTTGAAGATCATAACTTCGACTTGGAATTGTTCTACTGTAGTGATGACGCCAATTGCGATAGCCTGAATCAACAGCTCGCCGGTTTTCAACACCGCTACTATGTTGGATTGGAGCACGAATCTAACGGCAGGGACGGAACCGATTCGCGCAGTTGGAATCGAGGCTATTTCCGCTGGCTCACCTGGCAGGGAAGGCATGCTTATAGTGCAAAGCTTTGGTACGTTGGTCAACACGGAAAAAACAATGAGGATATCGAAGACTATCTGGGCTACAGTCAGCTCCAATACGATTACCGAGGCGACCATATTATTAGCGCAATGGCTAACGTGGGACCCAGGGGTAATGTTTTGCTGGATTGGGCTAAGAAATCCGGAAAAACCGCGACGTTGCACTATTATGCACAGCTATTCGGCGGCTATGGAGAATCTTTGTTGTATTATAATGAAAAGCGTTATGCGTTTCGTATAGGGATCCGCCTCTATCAGTAA
- a CDS encoding jacalin-like lectin: protein MMSINQRFTNFLPKIRALSVACVVTLLAITSQSAFSAARQGPSGGTGGSTFSDLAGANEVLELIQVRHGTAIDAVRLCFRNTSTGAFRFAPHRGGSGGTLYNISLAPGEKINYISGYYGDWGSIQVVRKLYVVTTSRVLSFGSTPAGSRYFRYSNPNLASMNLDGLTGASGALVDALGVYWE, encoded by the coding sequence ATGATGTCTATCAATCAACGTTTTACTAATTTTCTTCCGAAAATTAGAGCTCTCAGCGTCGCCTGTGTCGTTACACTGTTGGCTATTACGTCTCAATCGGCTTTTTCCGCAGCCAGGCAAGGTCCGTCCGGGGGTACGGGTGGATCTACTTTCTCTGATCTGGCCGGAGCCAACGAAGTCCTTGAGCTGATTCAAGTACGTCACGGAACGGCAATTGATGCTGTGCGATTGTGTTTCAGAAACACCTCGACCGGTGCCTTTAGATTCGCCCCTCACAGAGGAGGTTCAGGGGGAACATTATATAATATTTCTCTCGCACCGGGTGAAAAAATCAATTACATTTCCGGATACTACGGTGACTGGGGAAGTATTCAGGTAGTGAGAAAACTGTACGTTGTCACCACTAGTCGTGTCCTTTCCTTTGGTAGTACACCGGCCGGCAGTCGCTACTTCCGTTATTCCAATCCCAATCTTGCCTCTATGAACCTAGACGGACTAACCGGTGCGTCCGGAGCCTTAGTTGATGCTTTAGGCGTATATTGGGAATAA